The Roseicyclus marinus genome has a segment encoding these proteins:
- the mtnA gene encoding S-methyl-5-thioribose-1-phosphate isomerase has product MKVNGIPYRSIWLDPDGRTVRIIDQTRLPHDFPVVGLRTMQEAATAIRDMWVRGAPLIGATAAYGIALQMVEDASDGALDHACAVLHATRPTAINLRWALDDMRAVLAPLPPGERRAAAFARAAAICDEDVEINRRIGEHGVALIEAIAARKPGPVNILTHCNAGWLATVDWGTATSPIYQAVERGIEVHVWVDETRPRNQGAHLTSWEMASHGIPHHLIVDNAGGHLMQHGQVDLCIVGTDRTTARGDVCNKIGTYLKALAAHDNGVPFYVALPSPTIDWRVQDGVAEIPIEERSAEEVTQVWGRDAQGQVRQVRIAPEATPGANPAFDVTPARLVTGLITERGIAPASAEGLAAMFPEHAARAAE; this is encoded by the coding sequence ATGAAGGTCAACGGCATTCCCTATCGGTCGATCTGGCTTGATCCCGATGGGCGGACGGTGCGGATCATCGACCAGACGCGGTTGCCGCATGACTTCCCCGTGGTGGGTTTGCGGACGATGCAAGAGGCCGCGACGGCGATCCGCGACATGTGGGTGCGCGGTGCGCCGCTGATCGGGGCTACGGCGGCTTATGGTATCGCGCTGCAGATGGTCGAGGATGCGTCGGATGGGGCGCTGGACCATGCCTGCGCGGTGCTGCATGCGACGCGGCCGACCGCGATCAACCTGCGCTGGGCGCTGGACGACATGCGCGCGGTGCTGGCCCCCTTGCCGCCCGGTGAGCGGCGCGCGGCGGCCTTTGCCCGCGCGGCGGCGATCTGCGACGAGGATGTGGAGATCAACCGCCGGATCGGGGAACATGGCGTGGCCCTGATCGAGGCGATCGCGGCCCGCAAACCGGGGCCGGTCAACATCCTGACCCATTGCAATGCGGGCTGGCTTGCGACGGTCGACTGGGGCACCGCGACCTCGCCCATCTACCAGGCGGTGGAACGGGGGATCGAGGTGCATGTCTGGGTGGATGAAACCCGCCCCCGCAACCAGGGCGCGCATCTGACATCCTGGGAAATGGCGAGCCATGGCATTCCCCATCACCTGATCGTGGACAATGCGGGCGGGCATCTGATGCAGCATGGCCAGGTCGATCTGTGCATCGTGGGCACCGACCGGACCACGGCGCGCGGCGATGTGTGCAACAAGATCGGCACCTATCTGAAGGCGCTGGCGGCCCATGACAACGGCGTGCCGTTCTATGTCGCGCTGCCTTCGCCCACCATCGACTGGCGGGTGCAGGACGGGGTCGCCGAAATCCCCATCGAGGAACGCAGCGCCGAGGAAGTGACGCAGGTCTGGGGCCGCGATGCGCAGGGGCAGGTGCGGCAGGTGCGGATCGCGCCCGAGGCGACGCCGGGGGCGAACCCCGCCTTTGACGTCACGCCCGCGCGGCTGGTGACGGGGCTGATCACGGAACGCGGCATCGCGCCCGCCAGTGCCGAGGGGCTGGCGGCGATGTTCCCCGAACATGCGGCACGGGCTGCGGAATGA
- a CDS encoding class II aldolase/adducin family protein, with translation MTEDSLRAELVERCRELDARGLNRGASGNLSARWGEVMLITPSAVAYGDLRPEMIARMPLAGDGTWEGPLKPSSEWRFHRDILRARPEVGAVVHTHATYSTILAIARRSIPAIHYMIAAFGASEIPCCDYARYGTAELSEAILRVLGRLNGCLMANHGMLTVGPDLTRATWLAFELEALAQQYWHVLQIGGGHVLPEAEIAEVARDFASYGVQARKAD, from the coding sequence ATGACCGAGGACAGCCTGCGCGCCGAACTGGTCGAGCGTTGCCGCGAGCTGGACGCGCGGGGGCTGAACCGGGGTGCATCCGGCAATCTGTCGGCGCGCTGGGGCGAGGTGATGCTGATCACGCCATCGGCGGTGGCCTATGGCGACCTGCGTCCCGAGATGATCGCGCGGATGCCGCTTGCGGGGGATGGCACGTGGGAGGGTCCGCTCAAACCCTCGTCCGAATGGCGGTTTCACCGCGACATCCTGCGCGCCCGGCCCGAGGTGGGGGCGGTGGTGCATACCCATGCCACCTATTCCACGATCCTGGCTATTGCGCGCCGCTCGATCCCCGCGATCCACTACATGATCGCGGCCTTCGGGGCTTCGGAAATCCCCTGCTGCGATTACGCGCGCTACGGCACGGCGGAATTGAGCGAGGCGATCTTGCGCGTGCTGGGGAGGCTGAATGGCTGCCTGATGGCCAATCACGGGATGCTGACGGTCGGTCCTGACCTGACGCGGGCGACATGGCTTGCCTTCGAGCTCGAAGCACTGGCGCAGCAATATTGGCATGTCCTGCAGATCGGCGGTGGCCATGTCCTGCCGGAGGCGGAGATCGCCGAGGTGGCGCGCGATTTCGCCAGCTACGGTGTTCAGGCGCGCAAGGCCGATTAG
- a CDS encoding VOC family protein, giving the protein MRKIQTQGVHHITLNGADRQTSIDFWEGVLGMPFVFDQPNLDNPGEGHLYFDPGDGRLITIFTNEARKPTGKPVPEAVGSLHHLALNVSQATFWQVAARLDARGVKHSGPVDRGFMDSIYFRDPLGLRIELASYRFEPPEGCRHADVMLEAHKIRVARGDHHIDKVHLADAIEALVERGQRSLSQDRGARKGW; this is encoded by the coding sequence TTGAGAAAGATACAGACACAGGGCGTGCATCACATCACGCTGAACGGGGCGGATCGGCAGACCTCCATCGACTTCTGGGAGGGGGTGCTGGGCATGCCCTTCGTCTTTGATCAGCCCAATCTCGACAATCCGGGCGAGGGGCATCTGTATTTCGATCCGGGCGACGGGCGGCTGATCACGATCTTTACCAACGAGGCGCGCAAGCCCACGGGCAAGCCCGTGCCCGAGGCGGTGGGGTCGCTGCATCATCTGGCGCTCAACGTCAGCCAGGCGACATTCTGGCAGGTGGCGGCGCGGCTGGATGCGCGGGGCGTGAAACATTCGGGGCCGGTGGACCGGGGTTTCATGGATTCGATCTATTTCCGCGATCCGCTGGGCCTGCGGATCGAGCTGGCGAGCTACCGGTTCGAACCGCCCGAAGGGTGCCGCCATGCCGATGTGATGCTGGAGGCGCACAAGATCCGGGTGGCGCGCGGCGATCACCACATCGACAAGGTGCATCTGGCCGATGCGATCGAGGCGCTGGTCGAACGCGGGCAAAGATCGCTGTCGCAGGACCGGGGCGCGCGCAAGGGCTGGTGA
- a CDS encoding ArsR/SmtB family transcription factor yields MTEIQHQTRALAALGHEARLSIFRLLVKAGEAGLRVGDIAEHLGLAPSTLAHHLSVLVDAGLVLQDKRGREVFNHVDYAAMRRVVSFLTAECCVGVTLDRAEDAA; encoded by the coding sequence ATGACCGAGATCCAGCACCAGACCCGCGCGCTTGCCGCCCTTGGCCATGAGGCCCGGCTGTCGATCTTTCGCCTTTTGGTGAAGGCGGGAGAGGCGGGTTTGCGCGTGGGCGATATCGCCGAGCATCTGGGGCTGGCCCCCTCGACGCTGGCGCATCACCTGTCGGTTCTGGTCGATGCGGGCCTTGTCTTGCAGGACAAGCGGGGGCGCGAGGTGTTCAACCATGTCGATTACGCGGCGATGCGGCGGGTCGTGTCCTTTCTGACGGCGGAATGCTGTGTCGGTGTCACGCTCGACCGCGCGGAGGATGCGGCATGA
- a CDS encoding permease, whose translation MTDVSLPRAGFRAALGQIWRGQRVWLASCLILLALAVFDPGQAWESAGFAGDALMRTAPYLVLSIAIAAWAGATGADNLIARAFTGAPILMIGLAALAGGISPFCSCGVIPLIAALLAMGVPLSAVMAFWLASPIMDPSMFVLTAGVLDLEFAVAKTVTAIGLGVFGGAVVHVLARGGALSDPLREGVGNGGCGGARVRAPKPVVWRFWTEAERRTKFGKTAASTTVFLAKWLTLAFLLESLMLAWVPAETVTALLGGTGVMPILTATLVGVPAYLNGYAALPLVGGLIDQGMAPGAGMAFLVAGGVTSIPAAMAVWALARPQVFAIYILLSLSGAFAAGLLFQIWVSI comes from the coding sequence ATGACGGATGTCAGCCTTCCCCGTGCAGGGTTTCGGGCGGCCCTGGGTCAGATCTGGCGGGGGCAGCGTGTCTGGTTGGCGTCTTGCCTGATCTTGCTGGCGCTTGCCGTTTTCGATCCGGGGCAGGCGTGGGAGAGCGCGGGTTTCGCGGGCGATGCGCTGATGCGCACCGCGCCCTACCTGGTTCTGTCCATCGCCATCGCGGCATGGGCGGGGGCGACGGGGGCGGACAACCTGATCGCGCGGGCCTTTACCGGGGCGCCGATCCTGATGATCGGCCTTGCGGCGCTGGCGGGCGGGATATCGCCCTTTTGCTCCTGCGGGGTGATCCCGCTGATCGCGGCGCTGTTGGCGATGGGGGTGCCGCTGTCGGCGGTGATGGCGTTCTGGCTGGCCTCCCCGATCATGGACCCGTCCATGTTCGTGCTGACGGCGGGTGTGCTGGACCTGGAATTCGCGGTGGCCAAGACGGTCACGGCCATCGGGCTGGGTGTATTCGGGGGCGCGGTCGTGCATGTGCTGGCGCGGGGCGGCGCGCTGTCGGACCCGCTGCGGGAGGGGGTCGGCAATGGCGGCTGCGGCGGGGCCCGGGTGCGCGCGCCCAAGCCCGTGGTCTGGCGGTTCTGGACCGAGGCGGAGCGCCGCACGAAATTCGGCAAGACGGCGGCCAGCACCACGGTCTTTCTGGCCAAGTGGCTGACGCTGGCCTTTCTGCTCGAAAGCCTGATGTTGGCATGGGTGCCCGCCGAAACCGTCACCGCCCTGCTGGGCGGCACGGGGGTGATGCCGATCCTGACGGCGACACTGGTGGGGGTTCCGGCCTATCTCAACGGCTATGCCGCCCTGCCGCTGGTGGGCGGATTGATCGATCAGGGCATGGCACCGGGGGCCGGCATGGCCTTTCTGGTGGCGGGGGGTGTCACATCGATTCCCGCCGCCATGGCGGTTTGGGCG